One segment of Poecile atricapillus isolate bPoeAtr1 chromosome 5, bPoeAtr1.hap1, whole genome shotgun sequence DNA contains the following:
- the RBM44 gene encoding RNA-binding protein 44: MEVEKSSKRSCFTQTSCLGEDLGEDSQLEYVSAYEECEEDKNNSSEFSEQGEVEEGKKMPLIGDKVPPQTTAGGEESGKSESPTHSVAVEPDIPFLPPREKARLCKGAEPSDFSSCEKPAVCTHGASSADSPAEHAETQLPVPEMPPSKNPVAGMEAADKSSGGSLAAAKSEQGEALRSVPGVSAAVQAVGDSGFTASRGSSAQVCLWSRAVNTEITMMNKTRPVGCLGQASVDAASNTEWSFRAWSSHMQESKDHLCIGDCKTGTNRPEHSNKQTGKNSASGCCQNVPQRAAEAELQLLAIHYKMCFQHCLKVYELASEEISYFGRASRNSELYSSLRLVLDELDNNYSNMRTELNMGIPLNELPPLSVELKFSSISSFYVPSKFLRNGVYSADLSGEGKADSEDPKFQEKGISVNMDELQTDGDQPGDSACPETRKEQPKDQALERGCVKNEERSEYWFDAKEDLSVADISVMRKEMKKQQGKRDSIDSREMKTVGSGNEHSSVPVGGLKPSVTEEPGENSLQKTSTCSSVNASGIFVSPYALNLSSFTKLIKRLQEKHPEFSRDEIVEAVQEVRKMNKGVLSGLAISSIEEKSSAILRSWMR, encoded by the exons ATGgaagtggaaaagagcagcaaaaGGAGTTGCTTCACTCAGACCTCCTGTTTGGGTGAAGATTTAGGTGAAGACTCGCAGCTGGAGTATGTCAGTGCTTACGAGGAGTGTGAGGAGGATAAGAACAACTCGAGTGAGTTTTCTGAGCAGGGGGAGGTTGAAGAGGGGAAGAAGATGCCACTGATTGGTGACAAGGTGCCGCCCCAAACCACGGCAGGGGGTGAAGAGTCTGGAAAGAGTGAAAGCCCCACCCACAGCGTGGCAGTGGAGCCAGACATTCCTTTCCTGCCACCCAGGGAAAAGGCCCGACTCTGCAAAGGTGCAGAGCCCTCCGATTTCAGCAGCTGTGAAAAGCCTGCGGTGTGCACACATGGTGCCAGCAGCGCtgacagccctgcagagcatGCTGAAACCCAGCTCCCAGTCCCTGAAATGCCCCCTAGCAAGAATCCTGTTGCTGGCATGGAAGCTGCAGATAAATCCTCTGGTGGGAGCCTTGCTGCTGCGAAGTCGGAGCagggggaagccctgaggaGTGTTCCCGGTGTGTCTGCAGCTGTGCAGGCTGTGGGTGATTCTGGCTTCACAGcgagcagaggcagcagtgcccaggtcTGTCTCTGGTCCAGGGCAGTGAACACAGAAATAACCATGATGAACAAAACTCGACCTGTGGGGTGTCTGGGTCAAGCCTCTGTGGATGCTGCTTCCAACACCGAGTGGTCCTTCAGAGCTTGGAGCTCACACATGCAG gaatcaaaAGATCATCTGTGTATCGGTGACTGCAAGACAGGCACCAACAG gcCAGAACATTCCAACAAGCAAACTGGGAAGAATTCTGCAtcaggctgctgtcagaacgtcccgcagagagcagctgaagcagagctgcagctcctggccatCCATTACAAGATGTGCTTCCAGCACTGCTTGAAGGTTTATGAGCTGGCTTCGGAGGAAATCAGTTATTTTGGGAG AGCTTCTAGGAAT TCCGAGTTATATTCGTCTCTCCGGTTGGTTTTGGATGAGCTGGACAATAATTACAGCAATATGAGAACGGAATTAAACATGGGCATACCTTTAAATGAACTTCCACCACTGTCAGTTGAGCTGAAGTTTTCCTCAATCTCTTCCTTTTACGTTCCCTCCAAG tttCTCAGAAACGGTGTTTACTCTGC TGATCTTTCAGGTGAAGGGAAAGCTGACTCTGAAGACCCAAAATTTCAAGAAAAGGGGATTTCTGTCAATATG GACGAGTTACAGACTGATGGTGATCAGCCAGGTGACTCTGCCTGCCCTGAGACACGGAAAGAACAACCTAAAGATCAGGCTCTGGAACGTG GCTGTGTGAAAAATGAGGAGAGGAGTGAGTATTGGTTTGATGCTAAGGAAGACTTGTCAGTGGCAGATATTTCAGTAATGcgcaaagaaatgaaaaagcaacAAGGAAAACGAGACTCGATTGACTCAAGAG AAATGAAGACAGTGGGGAGTGGGAATGAGCATTCTTCTGTTCCTGTTGGTGGCCTAAAACCCTCAGTGACTGAG GAGCCTGGGGAAAATTCCCTGCAGAAAACATCCACTTGTTCCTCTGTTAACGCATCCGGTATCTTTGTTTCTCCTTACGCGCTGAACTTGAGCAGCTTTACCAAGTTAAtaaagagacttcaagaaaagCATCCGGAGTTTAGCAG AGATGAAATTGTGGAAGCTGTGCAGGAGGTGAGGAAGATGAACAAAGGTGTCCTGAGTGGCTTGGCCATTAGTTCTATTGAGGAAAAGAGTTCTGCCATTCTGAGGAGCTGGATGCGCTGA